A window of Bos taurus isolate L1 Dominette 01449 registration number 42190680 breed Hereford chromosome 8, ARS-UCD2.0, whole genome shotgun sequence contains these coding sequences:
- the ALDOB gene encoding fructose-bisphosphate aldolase B isoform X2, translating to MAHQFPALTSEQKKALSETARRIVANGKGILAADESVGTMGNRLQRIKVENTEENRRQFRELLFTVDSSISQSIGGVILFHETLYQKDGQGKLFRDILKEKGIVVGIKLDQGVAPLAGTNKETTVQGLDGLSERCAQYKKDGADFGKWRAVLKIDNQCPSHLAIQENANTLARYASICQQNGLVPIVEPEVIPDGSHDMEHCQYVTEKVLAAVYKALNDHHVYLEGTLLKPNMVTAGHACTKKYTPEQVAMATVTALHRTVPAAVPGICFLSGGMSEEDATLNLNAINLCPLPKPWKLSFSYGRALQASALAAWGGKAENKKATQEAFMKRALANSQAAKGQYVHMGSSGSASTQSLFTASYTY from the exons ATGGCCCACCAGTTTCCAGCCCTCACTTCAGAACAGAAGAAGGCACTCTCAGAAACTGCCCGACGCATTGTTGCCAATGGGAAGGGGATCCTGGCTGCAGATGAGTCCGTAG GCACGATGGGGAACCGCCTGCAAAGGATCAAGGTGGAGAACACGGAAGAGAACCGCCGGCAGTTCCGCGAACTCCTCTTCACTGTGGACAGCTCCATCAGCCAGAGCATCGGGGGTGTGATCCTCTTCCATGAGACCCTCTACCAGAAGGACGGCCAGGGAAAACTGTTCAGAGACATCCTCAAGGAAAAAGGGATCGTGGTGGGAATCAAG TTAGATCAAGGAGTTGCTCCGCTTGCAGGAACAAACAAAGAAACCACCGTTCAAG GGCTTGATGGCCTTTCTGAACGCTGTGCTCAGTATAAGAAAGATGGTGCTGACTTTGGGAAGTGGCGTGCTGTGCTGAAGATTGACAACCAGTGTCCATCCCATCTTGCTATCCAGGAAAACGCCAACACCCTCGCCCGCTATGCCAGCATCTGTCAGCAG aatGGTCTGGTACCCATTGTTGAGCCAGAGGTAATTCCTGATGGCAGCCATGACATGGAACACTGCCAGTATGTTACTGAGAAG GTCCTGGCTGCTGTATACAAGGCCCTGAATGACCATCACGTTTACTTGGAGGGCACCCTGTTGAAGCCCAACATGGTGACTGCTGGACATGCCTGCACCAAGAAGTATACTCCAGAGCAGGTGGCAATGGCCACAGTTACAGCTCTCCACCGTACTGTTCCTGCAGCTGTTCCTG GCATCTGCTTTTTGTCTGGTGGCATGAGTGAAGAGGATGCTACTCTCAACCTCAATGCTATCAACCTTTGCCCTCTACCAAAGCCCTGGAAACTAAGTTTCTCTTATGGACGGGCCCTGCAGGCCAGTGCACTGGCTGCGTGGGGTGGCAAGGCTGAAAACAAGAAGGCAACCCAGGAGGCCTTTATGAAGCGGGCCCTG GCTAACAGCCAGGCAGCCAAAGGACAGTATGTTCACATGGGCTCTTCTGGCTCTGCTTCCACCCAGTCGCTCTTCACTGCCAGCTATACCTACTAG
- the ALDOB gene encoding fructose-bisphosphate aldolase B (The RefSeq protein has 2 substitutions compared to this genomic sequence): MAHQFPALTSEQKKALSETARRIVANGKGILAADESVGTMGNRLQRIKVENTEENRRQFRELLFTVDSSVSQSIGGVILFHETLYQKDGQGKLFRDILKEKGIVVGIKLDQGVAPLAGTNKETTVQGLDGLSERCAQYKKDGADFGKWRAVLKIDNQCPSHLAIQENANTLARYASICQQNGLVPIVEPEVIPDGSHDMEHCQYVTEKVLAAVYKALNDHHVYLEGTLLKPNMVTAGHACTKKYTPEQVAMATVTALHRTVPAAVPGICFLSGGMSEEDATLNLNAINLCPLPKPWKLSFSYGRALQASALAAWGGKAENKKTTQEAFMKRALANSQAAKGQYVHMGSSGSASTQSLFTASYTY; the protein is encoded by the exons ATGGCCCACCAGTTTCCAGCCCTCACTTCAGAACAGAAGAAGGCACTCTCAGAAACTGCCCGACGCATTGTTGCCAATGGGAAGGGGATCCTGGCTGCAGATGAGTCCGTAG GCACGATGGGGAACCGCCTGCAAAGGATCAAGGTGGAGAACACGGAAGAGAACCGCCGGCAGTTCCGCGAACTCCTCTTCACTGTGGACAGCTCCATCAGCCAGAGCATCGGGGGTGTGATCCTCTTCCATGAGACCCTCTACCAGAAGGACGGCCAGGGAAAACTGTTCAGAGACATCCTCAAGGAAAAAGGGATCGTGGTGGGAATCAAG TTAGATCAAGGAGTTGCTCCGCTTGCAGGAACAAACAAAGAAACCACCGTTCAAG GGCTTGATGGCCTTTCTGAACGCTGTGCTCAGTATAAGAAAGATGGTGCTGACTTTGGGAAGTGGCGTGCTGTGCTGAAGATTGACAACCAGTGTCCATCCCATCTTGCTATCCAGGAAAACGCCAACACCCTCGCCCGCTATGCCAGCATCTGTCAGCAG aatGGTCTGGTACCCATTGTTGAGCCAGAGGTAATTCCTGATGGCAGCCATGACATGGAACACTGCCAGTATGTTACTGAGAAG GTCCTGGCTGCTGTATACAAGGCCCTGAATGACCATCACGTTTACTTGGAGGGCACCCTGTTGAAGCCCAACATGGTGACTGCTGGACATGCCTGCACCAAGAAGTATACTCCAGAGCAGGTGGCAATGGCCACAGTTACAGCTCTCCACCGTACTGTTCCTGCAGCTGTTCCTG GCATCTGCTTTTTGTCTGGTGGCATGAGTGAAGAGGATGCTACTCTCAACCTCAATGCTATCAACCTTTGCCCTCTACCAAAGCCCTGGAAACTAAGTTTCTCTTATGGACGGGCCCTGCAGGCCAGTGCACTGGCTGCGTGGGGTGGCAAGGCTGAAAACAAGAAGGCAACCCAGGAGGCCTTTATGAAGCGGGCCCTG GCTAACAGCCAGGCAGCCAAAGGACAGTATGTTCACATGGGCTCTTCTGGCTCTGCTTCCACCCAGTCGCTCTTCACTGCCAGCTATACCTACTAG
- the ALDOB gene encoding fructose-bisphosphate aldolase B isoform X1: MSSSRPVTMAHQFPALTSEQKKALSETARRIVANGKGILAADESVGTMGNRLQRIKVENTEENRRQFRELLFTVDSSISQSIGGVILFHETLYQKDGQGKLFRDILKEKGIVVGIKLDQGVAPLAGTNKETTVQGLDGLSERCAQYKKDGADFGKWRAVLKIDNQCPSHLAIQENANTLARYASICQQNGLVPIVEPEVIPDGSHDMEHCQYVTEKVLAAVYKALNDHHVYLEGTLLKPNMVTAGHACTKKYTPEQVAMATVTALHRTVPAAVPGICFLSGGMSEEDATLNLNAINLCPLPKPWKLSFSYGRALQASALAAWGGKAENKKATQEAFMKRALANSQAAKGQYVHMGSSGSASTQSLFTASYTY, translated from the exons ACCTGTCACCATGGCCCACCAGTTTCCAGCCCTCACTTCAGAACAGAAGAAGGCACTCTCAGAAACTGCCCGACGCATTGTTGCCAATGGGAAGGGGATCCTGGCTGCAGATGAGTCCGTAG GCACGATGGGGAACCGCCTGCAAAGGATCAAGGTGGAGAACACGGAAGAGAACCGCCGGCAGTTCCGCGAACTCCTCTTCACTGTGGACAGCTCCATCAGCCAGAGCATCGGGGGTGTGATCCTCTTCCATGAGACCCTCTACCAGAAGGACGGCCAGGGAAAACTGTTCAGAGACATCCTCAAGGAAAAAGGGATCGTGGTGGGAATCAAG TTAGATCAAGGAGTTGCTCCGCTTGCAGGAACAAACAAAGAAACCACCGTTCAAG GGCTTGATGGCCTTTCTGAACGCTGTGCTCAGTATAAGAAAGATGGTGCTGACTTTGGGAAGTGGCGTGCTGTGCTGAAGATTGACAACCAGTGTCCATCCCATCTTGCTATCCAGGAAAACGCCAACACCCTCGCCCGCTATGCCAGCATCTGTCAGCAG aatGGTCTGGTACCCATTGTTGAGCCAGAGGTAATTCCTGATGGCAGCCATGACATGGAACACTGCCAGTATGTTACTGAGAAG GTCCTGGCTGCTGTATACAAGGCCCTGAATGACCATCACGTTTACTTGGAGGGCACCCTGTTGAAGCCCAACATGGTGACTGCTGGACATGCCTGCACCAAGAAGTATACTCCAGAGCAGGTGGCAATGGCCACAGTTACAGCTCTCCACCGTACTGTTCCTGCAGCTGTTCCTG GCATCTGCTTTTTGTCTGGTGGCATGAGTGAAGAGGATGCTACTCTCAACCTCAATGCTATCAACCTTTGCCCTCTACCAAAGCCCTGGAAACTAAGTTTCTCTTATGGACGGGCCCTGCAGGCCAGTGCACTGGCTGCGTGGGGTGGCAAGGCTGAAAACAAGAAGGCAACCCAGGAGGCCTTTATGAAGCGGGCCCTG GCTAACAGCCAGGCAGCCAAAGGACAGTATGTTCACATGGGCTCTTCTGGCTCTGCTTCCACCCAGTCGCTCTTCACTGCCAGCTATACCTACTAG